Proteins found in one Pieris napi chromosome 11, ilPieNapi1.2, whole genome shotgun sequence genomic segment:
- the LOC125054020 gene encoding splicing factor ESS-2 homolog, translating to MSVNQSPSRPGEAALQNMQILKSESSVFKVPKVPIKKNARKAQVLDEEEYVEGISKIIQRDFFPDLEKLKAQNDYLEATENKDFARLREIARKYSGSRPPTEPYNSPATFDTPGVDRPRSPSERDLRPPDTSSDNKLTDITDNHTLDSFLASHTSEDNASYDRVIALENKKKATKLASQFEAEILSKALVDSALALPSIEQQADQMERPYELDTWRYRAKNYIMYVPDGAESQKPSAKPELQYHNTKLQTQPFDYVKNQEAISAIARTQGSNDKGKIGVDGVSISGDKPPTAYELLATPSPRPGVGPDQSPLMTWGEIEGTPFRLDGGDTPLPAVGAGAAYRILEGGARERIAMQLAEQVAKRRRPTTPRRTPTPQSFRTNTERLASMSPAARKLAAKHLLSPRLKLTPNDMGISHPSKTPTPRRPLVATPVQDTGNSDNITDNLLQINVSKRSRLKAQDFFI from the exons ATGAGTGTAAATCAGTCACCGTCTCGTCCTGGAGAAGCTGCTTTACAAAATATGCAAATCCTCAAAAGCGAGAGTTCTGTTTTCAAAGTCCCTAAAGTaccaataaagaaaaatgcaaGAAAAGCTCAAGTTTTAGATGAAGAAGAATATGTTGAg ggtatatcaaaaataattcaaagagACTTCTTTCCTGACTTAGAAAAGTTGAAGGCACAAAATGATTACTTAGAGGCCACTGAAAATAAAGACTTTGCAAGACTTCGTGAAATTGCAAGAAAATATAGTGGTAGTAGACCACCCACAGAACCTT atAATTCACCAGCGACATTTGACACACCAGGAGTGGACCGGCCTCGATCACCATCAGAAAGGGACTTGAGACCCCCTGATACAAGCTCTGACAACAAATTAACAGATATAACAGATAATCATACCCTAG ATTCATTCCTTGCAAGTCATACAAGTGAGGACAATGCTAGTTATGATCGTGTGATAGCATTagagaacaaaaaaaaagcaaCTAAATTGGCCTCACAGTTTGAAGCGGAGATTTTATCGAAAGCACTTGTTGACTCAGCACTAGCACTACCATCAATTGAACAACAGGCTGACCAGATGGAAAGACCATATGAG CTAGATACGTGGCGGTATCGGGCTAAAAACTACATAATGTATGTCCCAGATGGGGCTGAGTCACAGAAGCCTAGCGCAAAGCCAGAATTACAGTATCATAATACTAAACTACAAACTCAGCCGTTtgattatgttaaaaatcagGAAGCAATCAGTGCTATAGCAAGAACACAG GGCTCCAACGACAAAGGCAAGATAGGCGTAGACGGTGTGAGTATATCGGGGGATAAACCTCCGACAGCCTACGAATTGTTAGCAACGCCTTCCCCGAGACCTGGTGTAGGACCAGACCAATCACCGCTCATGACCTGGGGAGAGATCGAGGGTACACCTTTCAGACTCGACGGAGGGGACACCCCGTTACCTGC TGTTGGGGCGGGTGCAGCATACCGGATCCTCGAAGGTGGCGCTCGGGAGAGAATAGCGATGCAGCTTGCTGAACAAGTGGCTAAGCGCAGGAGACCAACCACGCCCCGACGAACGCCAACACCACAGAG TTTCAGAACGAACACGGAGCGTTTAGCGAGTATGTCACCGGCTGCAAGAAAACTCGCGGCTAAACATTTACTTTCACCCAGATTGAAACTCACTCCCAACGATATGGGTATCTCGCACCCGTCAAAAACACCGACGCCCAGACGACCCCTTGTGGCAACACCGGTTCAAGATACAGGCAACTCTGATAACATCACAGATAATCTATTGCAAATAAATGTCTCCAAACGGAGCCGGTTAAAGGCTCAAGATTTCTTCATTTAA
- the LOC125053980 gene encoding uncharacterized protein LOC125053980 isoform X1, whose translation MDLSVEEYIDVLFSKESTEKPSDTKRPEELEMRIPEWYDEKKFNQARRFYWDHCFQFSNSMLVGLVAVFAVPSILKILISTRRSNSVYTSYKRYLSTVLHTVSWFEHEFKPGSISWKSLMAVRTRHVKASLASKIKGVGIISQRDLAITQFGFIGISLLKPDKFGIQQLQPGDWEAYNHFWRTIGYAIGLEDRYNICRATFKETQEVCHILKDRVFKPCLTNVPEYFEHLSRCLLDAMWCVNPTINIDGLLYLTKHLMDVPGYVYTETERANLQDKIRDMLGGQSEDIGVDVNRFILEPAIEGCPKPSSRLLYLRHYDSIETIPEYQSLPFAGKYRLAIITLFSAFYTTYWGRLYLNINFKVTIFLLKYFPFLAFPRFGYFASFVNVFEEDPTDDAKVKPNSEYYKPKPKQPWYKAYLPF comes from the exons ATGGATTTAAGCG TCGAGGAGTACATCGATGTCCTCTTTTCGAAAGAGTCGACGGAAAAACCATCAGACACAAAAAGACCGGAAGAGTTGGAGATGAGGATACCGGAATGGtacgatgaaaaaaaatttaacca agCTCGACGATTTTATTGGGACCATTGTTTTCAATTCAGTAATTCAATGTTGGTCGGTCTTGTTGCGGTATTCGCAGTACCCTCAATACTCAAAATCCTTATAAGTACTAGAAGGTCTAACTCAGTGTACACATcatataaaagatatttatcTACGGTCCTACACACTGTGTCTTGGTTTGAACACGAGTTTAAGCCTGGAAGTAT ATCTTGGAAATCATTAATGGCAGTCCGCACTCGACACGTAAAAGCGAGTTTAGCGTCCAAAATTAAGGGAGTTGGAATAATCTCTCAAAGGGATTTGGCCATAACTCAATTTGGATTCATCGGTATATCATTATTAAAGCCAGATAAGTTCGGCATTCAGCAACTACAACCAGGTGATTGGGAGGCCTATAACCATTTTTGGAGAACGATCGGCTACGCTATCGGCTTAGAAGAtag GTACAACATTTGTCGAGCTACTTTCAAAGAGACCCAAGAAGTTTGTCATATTCTCAAAGATCGTGTATTCAAACCGTGTCTAACAAATGTACCAGAATATTTTGAGCACCTTTCGCGTTGCTTACTTGATGCTATGTGGTGTGTTAATCCCACGATTAACATTGATGGATTGCTTTATTTGACGAAGCACCTTATGGATGTGCCGGGCTACGTTTATACGGAAACAGAAAGGGCCAACTTACAAGACAAAATAAGAGATATGCTCGGCGGACAGTCTGAAGACATAG gtGTCGATGTCAACAGATTCATATTAGAACCGGCCATAGAGGGATGTCCTAAGCCATCGTCTAGGCTTCTATACCTACGTCACTATGATAGTATCGAAACTATCCCCGAATATCAAAGTCTGCCTTTCGCTGGCAAATATAGATTAGCTATAATCACCCTATTTTCTGCATTCTATACGACTTACTGGGGAaggttatatttaaacataaacttTAAAGTCACGATATTTCTCCTAAAATATTTTCCCTTTTTGGCGTTCCCGCGATTCGGGTATTTTGCTTCATTTGTTAATGTTTTTGAAGAAGACCCGACTGATGATGCCAAGGTCAAACCAAACTCGGAATATTATAAACCAAAACCTAAACAACCATGGTACAAAGCATATCTACCGTTCTAa
- the LOC125053980 gene encoding uncharacterized protein LOC125053980 isoform X2 — protein sequence MKKNLTSTARRFYWDHCFQFSNSMLVGLVAVFAVPSILKILISTRRSNSVYTSYKRYLSTVLHTVSWFEHEFKPGSISWKSLMAVRTRHVKASLASKIKGVGIISQRDLAITQFGFIGISLLKPDKFGIQQLQPGDWEAYNHFWRTIGYAIGLEDRYNICRATFKETQEVCHILKDRVFKPCLTNVPEYFEHLSRCLLDAMWCVNPTINIDGLLYLTKHLMDVPGYVYTETERANLQDKIRDMLGGQSEDIGVDVNRFILEPAIEGCPKPSSRLLYLRHYDSIETIPEYQSLPFAGKYRLAIITLFSAFYTTYWGRLYLNINFKVTIFLLKYFPFLAFPRFGYFASFVNVFEEDPTDDAKVKPNSEYYKPKPKQPWYKAYLPF from the exons atgaaaaaaaatttaaccagTAC agCTCGACGATTTTATTGGGACCATTGTTTTCAATTCAGTAATTCAATGTTGGTCGGTCTTGTTGCGGTATTCGCAGTACCCTCAATACTCAAAATCCTTATAAGTACTAGAAGGTCTAACTCAGTGTACACATcatataaaagatatttatcTACGGTCCTACACACTGTGTCTTGGTTTGAACACGAGTTTAAGCCTGGAAGTAT ATCTTGGAAATCATTAATGGCAGTCCGCACTCGACACGTAAAAGCGAGTTTAGCGTCCAAAATTAAGGGAGTTGGAATAATCTCTCAAAGGGATTTGGCCATAACTCAATTTGGATTCATCGGTATATCATTATTAAAGCCAGATAAGTTCGGCATTCAGCAACTACAACCAGGTGATTGGGAGGCCTATAACCATTTTTGGAGAACGATCGGCTACGCTATCGGCTTAGAAGAtag GTACAACATTTGTCGAGCTACTTTCAAAGAGACCCAAGAAGTTTGTCATATTCTCAAAGATCGTGTATTCAAACCGTGTCTAACAAATGTACCAGAATATTTTGAGCACCTTTCGCGTTGCTTACTTGATGCTATGTGGTGTGTTAATCCCACGATTAACATTGATGGATTGCTTTATTTGACGAAGCACCTTATGGATGTGCCGGGCTACGTTTATACGGAAACAGAAAGGGCCAACTTACAAGACAAAATAAGAGATATGCTCGGCGGACAGTCTGAAGACATAG gtGTCGATGTCAACAGATTCATATTAGAACCGGCCATAGAGGGATGTCCTAAGCCATCGTCTAGGCTTCTATACCTACGTCACTATGATAGTATCGAAACTATCCCCGAATATCAAAGTCTGCCTTTCGCTGGCAAATATAGATTAGCTATAATCACCCTATTTTCTGCATTCTATACGACTTACTGGGGAaggttatatttaaacataaacttTAAAGTCACGATATTTCTCCTAAAATATTTTCCCTTTTTGGCGTTCCCGCGATTCGGGTATTTTGCTTCATTTGTTAATGTTTTTGAAGAAGACCCGACTGATGATGCCAAGGTCAAACCAAACTCGGAATATTATAAACCAAAACCTAAACAACCATGGTACAAAGCATATCTACCGTTCTAa